In Drosophila gunungcola strain Sukarami unplaced genomic scaffold, Dgunungcola_SK_2 000071F, whole genome shotgun sequence, a single window of DNA contains:
- the LOC128264476 gene encoding rab-like protein 3, producing the protein MAMNNRVRIVVVGDSGVGKTCLTHLIAHNESLVRPGWTVGCNIQVKIHEFKEGTARQCPYFVELFDVGGSLSHKNTRSVFYTGVHGIILVHDLTNGKSQEQLLDWLYEIVNKEGKDTYKSRGNSLPPSPTPLGSFSCSNTSATDGHVRFDMEEFLGATQTPILVMGTKLDLIDEKRQPKTAVKKAGGIADKCGAEEIWLNCRDTRSLAAGTTDAVKLSRFFDCVIEKRESLGATSSLAFGMGGFIAGSPPDRRRYGPTSGKLEPSSVPLLETNDLK; encoded by the exons ATGGCGATGAACAACCGAGTCCGAATTGTTGTGGTTGGGGATTCGG GTGTGGGCAAAACGTGCCTGACGCACCTGATCGCCCACAACGAGTCGCTGGTCCGACCTGGCTGGACGGTAGGCTGCAACATCCAGGTGAAGATCCATGAGTTCAAGGAGGGCACCGCCCGCCAATGCCCCTATTTTGTGGAGCTCTTCGACGTCGGCGGGTCGCTGAGCCACAAGAACACGCGCAGCGTCTTTTACACGGGCGTCCATGGCATTATCCTGGTGCACGACCTCACCAATGGCAAGTCGCAGGAGCAGCTGCTCGACTGGCTCTACGAGATCGTCAACAAGGAGGGCAAGGACACGTACAAGTCGCGCGGCAACTCCCTGCCCCCATCGCCCACCCCGCTGGGCAGCTTCTCTTGCTCGAACACCTCGGCCACGGACGGCCACGTCCGCTTCGACATGGAGGAGTTCCTAGGCGCCACGCAGACGCCCATCCTGGTGATGGGCACCAAGCTGGACCTCATCGACGAGAAGCGCCAGCCCAAGACGGCGGTGAAGAAGGCGGGCGGCATAG CCGACAAATGTGGCGCCGAGGAGATCTGGCTAAATTGTCGTGACACTCGTAGTCTGGCCGCCGGAACTACCGATGCCGTGAAACTATCCCGCTTCTTCGACTGCGTCATTGAGAAACGCGAGTCCCTGGGCGCCACTAGCAGCCTTGCATTTGGAATGGGCGGCTTCATCGCCGGCAGTCCGCCGGACAGGCGGCGTTACGGTCCGACCAGCGGCAAACTGGAACCCAGTTCCGTTCCTCTTCTGGAGACCAACGACCTCAAGTGA